The Enoplosus armatus isolate fEnoArm2 chromosome 5, fEnoArm2.hap1, whole genome shotgun sequence genome contains the following window.
TTAAGAGACTTAAAGTTACTTTAGATTGCACTTCACAATAATTCAAAGTATTGCCATTTCTGGGAGATCAGGTTTGAATCACAGAAGTGAGCCCATGTGAAATATTGTAGGAAAAGTAGTAAAAGGGTAGTCAGATGATGGGAGATTCCATGGAACTTTATCATTTCATATTGGAGTCTTGAAATTTGAGGATAATACTTAAATAATTATTAAACCATTTCCACGTATGTACTGAATTTAAAACTATGGAGCCCGAAGAAGGAGAAAGCTGGTTTGGAGGACTTGAACCTTTACCAGTTAAACGATAACCTCTTCAGTCATTCGCCAGGGGATCTGAATCAAAGGATCTAACCAAATTTGCAGTGATCTCATTTAAAATGCCCACCAatataaatcaaacattttaaagcagtAAACTACCACAATGTACCATGATGTTATAGAACACAATTCTGGATCCTTGGCCTTTTACCTCTCCAAATGAAGTTTCTGTATAATTAAACCAGTTCTTTAAAGTTATGCAAAGAAGGGGGAACGGGAAgcatttggaaaataaaatttACCCAAGGAACTCTATTCATTTAGCTAGACTTTATAAGTGAGAGTCTGGCTTCAAGGGAAGAATGGCCAGAGGgcaacatcctgcttcatcTTGTTAATAGTTTCAGAATAACTGACcttacaaacatttgtttttttaaatccctaaatagaaaatgataaatgtctgtttttgccATACTAAAGACTGAACTAAACTGAACTTGAATGAGGGCTGAAGGAATTGGCACAGATTGAGTGGCTGTTGTTGACCAAGAAAGAGCTAAATATCTTTAACACAGTAAAAGCTCCCAGGTATAAAGTAGTGATataagattttaaaatgtaagaCTTCCGACGCATACAAATAAAttgtatgatttgttttttcattagcAATGGAGAAACATTTGGATTCTGTTTACAACCTTGTGCCAGTGGTTCCAAtggaaatgtgaataaaactgGAGAGAACGGACATCCTTAGTGTGTCCCTCTAACTGGTAACACGGCTATGACCTGAAACTGATCAATTGTAATCTAGGATGTAAATCCTCTTCCCCTCTGCTAATGTCACGTTGTCATGACAGAGATGTTAGCAGCAATTACAACTCTGCATTAACCACCAAGTCTTTTAATGACAAGAGTCATGCATATTCATACagttaaattaaagttaatgTCAATTTTTATGACATAGTTGTGACACTCATGCCAGCCTTACATGTACCTCTTCGAAAGGGGGTTATCTGCATGGTCTTGCCCATTCATTTTATAAGCTTTTGCTTGGAATGGGCATTTGTGctacatgtttgtcttttcatgtctttctcaCCAATGAACATCCCAGCTAAAGTCAGCAGGAACTGttgtaaaaaacacaagaacaagtattatcaaaaaagtaaaaaataatttattggCTTGCACCTACATACACTTCCACTTCTACCACCTACCTAAACAAACAATAATCATTTGCAatcatgctgttgttgtttttctatcaCCCGTGAGAGGAGTGATTTGgggttgtgtgcatgtgccatCATGTTTATTGCTTGCAAAATGGCtttacatttattataaataCCCACATCAACAGTTCAACTGTTCAGAAGAGGAGGGGGGTATGTTACAGTTTAGATACCTTATCAGTTGCCAACACGTTATATATCTGTTGaaattgttgcttttctctACAGGTGGAACGTTTTCCAACCGCATTGGGAGGGATTTTGTCggatttaacttttttattgcaGGAACTGTTTATAGTTTGAATTTATTGCCGATGAGAAACAAGCTAACTGagtatattgtacatatttaaGTGTCCAGAACAGCTGCATCCATGTCTTGGTTCTCCTGGCTCTTCACTCTGTGGCCCTCCTCAGTCCCATCCCTGCTCCTTGTGGGGCTTGTGGGCAGACAGCTGGGGCTCAGGGTGGGACTGCAGTGTGTTCAGACAGTGACTTGTTCTCGGTGGAGTACGCCCGGCAACCAGGGACTGTTCCAGGATGGAGATGTAGTTATTGGTGGGCTCTTTAGTCTTCATTACAATCCTCCAGCTATAGACAACAACTTGACTCAGCTGCCGCACTACAAACCTTGCACTCGGTGAAACCCTGAACTGTATTATTTACTGTGATCGCTGCAGAATGATAAGAATAATTAACATCTTTGCATCTTGGATCAAAATTTTGACTGAtatttctctcattctttctctcctgtgGTCTCAGTTTAGAACATGTTCCATTGCAATATATATATGCCATGGTGTTTGCAGTGGAGGAAATCAATCATAGTAAAATACTACCAGGTGTGAAGCTGGGGTTCCATATTTTTGATAGCTGTGGCCGATCGCCATGGGCTCTGCAGGCAGCACTTTCACTGGTTGGAGGCGACAGCACCAGCTGTAATTCAAAAGACTATCCAGATTATTCTACTGAAGGAATCGGAGAAAGGAGAGGTAGCTTGTTTTGTATCTAtatcataacataacataaccaAGTGAAATGATagcaaaacaaatgcaagaCTGTGTTTACAAGAGAGGCAAACATTATTTTGATCTGTAAACATTATCTTTCATGTAGCAAACCCTTAATTTAATCTTTTAATGCTGTCATCAGGGGATCATCCTGTTCCCTTGATCATCGGTGGTGCTTCATCCATAACAGGCCAGATACTTTCCAGCATCCTGGGGCCACTCTCTGTACCTTtagtgagttttgttttgacaacaacataaacagtgTTACAGTACAATTACTGTAATTTTTTCTCCTTATTTTCAGGGAGCTGGTGCCATTTTTTTTACCCATagcactgtttttgttttgctctccttGAGAGAACGTCATTTTACTCTTAAGTGCAGTGACGTTTTCTCTTAGTGCAGGAAAACAGCACAACAACTTTTGGGGATGAAGATAAAAAGTCTGGATGGAAATcaatttgaatacatttacttattttaagaaaaattgGTATATTTCATTTAACATAACTTATGATATAACTTTTTTTGATCTTTCAGATTAGCTACCTGTCGAGCTGCCCCTGTCTGAGTGACAAGCTCCAGTATTCAAATTTCTTCAGAACTATCCCCAGTGATATTTACCAAGTCCGGGCCATTGCCCAGCTTGCCATACGCTTCAACTGGACCTGGATTGGGGCAGTGGTAGCAAACAATAATTATGGCCACATGGCAGTAAAGGTGTTTCCATTTGTTATGTAGatcatttcagcattttataGTATCCATAAAatactcaaaaaaaaaattcctttAATCTTATCTATATGTTCCTTTTACCTGTATATGGCAGGTATTTCAGGAGGAGACTCAGGGGAAAGGGGTGTGTCTGGCATTTGTAGAGACTCTGCGAAGGCAAAAGATTGTTAGAGATGCCAGACGAGCAGCACTCACGATTCAGGCCTCGGCTGCGAAGGTGATTCTGATCTTTACCTGGTATACAGATGTGAGGGAACTGTTCCTACAACTTGCCAAGATAAATGTGAGCAACTGAAATTGTTTATTGAATCTGTAAATGCAATCCAGAAATTAGagattgtattttataaacctTATGgctttataaatatatatatatatatacatatatacatataattttAACTTGATCGTGATCTTGTCTGCTTGCTATCACTAGGTGACTGACAGACAGTTTCTGGCCAGTGAGGCTTGGAGCACCAGTAGTGATCTTCTCCAGAATCTTGCCACTTCAAAAGTGGCAAGTGGCGTTGTTGGTGTGGCCATTCGAAGTTCAACTATACCTGGATTTGAAAATTATCTCAGAAGTTTGAACCCAATTCATCATCCAGATGATGAGTTCTTAAAAGAATTCTGGCAAGCCAAATTTGGATGCAGTCCAGGAGCCACACCTCTCTTTTCATATTCCTCTTCATCCCTCAAGTCTGTAACCCCTACACAAAGGTCTAGCCATCTATTAAATATTTCTAATTCATCTCGTGCCAATAGATTTCTTCAGAAAGCTTCACTACCACCCTGCAGTGGGACAGAGTCCCTGAAGGGAGTGCAGCATCCCTTTACTGACACCTCTCAGCTAAGGGTGACGTATAATGTCTACCTTGCTGTTTATGCTGCAGCCCACGCCCTTCACAGCCTTCTCTCCTGCCCCGACAGAGACAGCACTCCCAGAAACAACAGCTCCACTTGCTCCTctccaaaacacatcaaaccCATAGAGGTAAGCATTACTATCAGCCTTTCCTTGAGAGGGGGAATCTGCCATTCCATGTCAAATTTTCACGAGAATAATACAGCATTATTTTACAGGCTCTCTCAATTACAATATGAGCAGTTACAACATTTTGATGCTTTCAGTTGTTGCAGCACTTGAACAACGTGAATTTCACCACACCGCAgggtgaaatgttttatttccaagGGGGTGACATTCCAGCAAAGTATGACCTTGTCAACTGGCAGAACACCCCTGATGGGTCACAAAAACTTGTCTTGATTGGTCGTGTTAATGGGTTTGATCTCCACCTTAATGAGTCAGCTATTCAATGGAGCACTGGATCCAGTCAGGTattaaataggaaaaaaaatgttgattcagatcaataacacattttctatttattgaaTAGCCAGAATACATATATTTTGTCATTGATAATAAGGGTTGGCTTATTGTTTAGGTGCCAATTTCAGTGTGCAGTGCGAGCTGTCCCCCTGGAACCAGACAGGACAACAGGAAAGGAGaacctgtctgctgctttgaCTGTGTCCCATGTGCTGAAGGGAAGATTAGCAATAAAACTGGTGAGATTTTAcaaaaaatgttacaaaataaaatataaataaaagtgacgCTGACTCCTGAATCTGTCTACTTTTAACTCATCTGcacttttcccctttttgttttactctcttttccggtctcctctttctttttccttcaggTTCCCTTCACTGTGAGCGTTGTCCATTAGAGTTCTGGTCCAATGCTGAACAAACTGCCTGCATCCCTCGCCAACTGGACTTCCTTTCCTTTAATGAAACCTTGGGCATTACTCTGACTACCGCAGCTGTATCTGGTGCCATTGTgacaacagctgtgtttgtggtgtttcttTGCTACCGTCAAACACCTATGGTAAGAAACTAGAATGATGTAAAGGAAACTACACTGTTTTCAACTCAATGTTGTGCAGTTGTCGTTGTTTATAGTTAggtctgttttatttaattaccTGTCCTGGCATTTGCTTGTACAAGGTAAAAtggaatacaaacaaaatattagaTCAATCtgaattattttccttttcttttttttatatgccTATGACTTCTCATTTTCAGGTGCGAGCCAATAATTCAGAACTGAGCTTCCTGCTTCTTCTGTCGTTGAAGCTCTGCTTCCTGTGTTCACTGGTGTTCATTGGTCGTCCATCAGTGTGGTCTTGTCGGTTCCAGCAGGCAGCTTTTGGGATTAgctttgtactttgtgtttcctgcctcCAAGTCAAGACCATAGTTGTTCTGGCAGCGTTCCGCTCAGCTCGGCCTGGTGCTGAAGCCTTGATTAGGTGGTTTGGTCCTGGCCAACAGAGGGGAAGTGTCTGCCTTCTTACTTGTATACAGGTACTTCggatgtgctttttttttttcaatatttacatattttggtaCACTATATTTTTCATCAATCTAAtaaaatttcatttttattcagatTATCATCTGTGCCACATGGCTGTCCCTCAGTCCCCCAGTACCTCAACGAGATCTGGGTTTccaagggtcaaaggtcaccctGGAATGTGCAATGGCCTCTGTGGTGGGCTTCTCTCTGGTTCTGGGTTACATTGGCCTGCTGGCCTGCACCTGCCTCCTCTTGGCCTTTCTTGCTCGGAAACTCCCTGACAACTTCAATGAAGCCAAACTGATCACCTTCAGCATGCTGATATTCTGTGCTGTTTGGATGGCCTTTGTCCCTGCTTATGTTAGCTCTCCTGGGAAATACACTGTTGCTGTGGAGATTTTTGCAATCCTGGCCTCTAGCTATGGTTTACTGCTCTGTATTTTTGCTCCAAAGTGTTTCATCATTCTTTTAAGGCCTGAGAAAAACACTAAGAAACACATGATGGCCAGGTAGCATAGCTATATTAACAATTTAGATATTTTAGGTAATCAAATATGACCAATATTCACTACACAGTCGTTGTTTAGGTCCTCCtagttttccttcattttcagtttgcatGCATATTCATTCAGTATTGtataattgaaataaaaaaacagttacTTTATAGTTTTGGTTTTCCAAAAGTAGGAAATATCATAATAACACAGTAGCCTTTGTTAGTGTATATTACCTGAAGTCCCTAATCTGTAATTACTGAAGATATTAAACTTTTGATGTTCATATTaaattgttgtctttgttttggtctctgttAAAAGACCAGtcagtcatttaaaaagcagAGTGAAAGTAGGCTGAAAAGTTCGCACTGGTTCTGTTAACATTCTGATCACAGATTGTATCATGAATGAACATCAATGAAAAGTATCAGTATCTGTTCCTAATACATATATTGTTGTGAAGTGACTGATCAATATCAGGAAGATAAATACTAAGACAAATACTATTTAGCACAGTGGCCATGAGAGCTCAATGGACTGCATCAATAGAAAACACAtccaaaagcagaaaacacagtgaaatacagtacagaaagatgctgcaaatacagaaaacacaaactaatACAGATAGTACTTGTCTAGTAGATAGTAGAACTCTCCAGTCTATACCCCTACACATACACCTGCTCTGCTACAGGTCTGTAGTGCACTCCTGtaagattttatgtttttttgttacacTCTTGGTAAAAAATGTTTGTAACTGTTGAATTCCATAAGGATCATCATTTGAGCTAATGCTCAGTGATTAGAACAGAGCATCAGCAATGATTTTATAATTTGAAAAAGTCTTCATTTAGTTCAATTCATAGCAAATTAGTTCTTCCTAATATAATCAGGTGTggttgtggaggaaaaaaagtgcCACTGCATGTTGACAATGGGTAACACACTTTTGTTTCTCCCTCAGATGTGTTTAGACCACCTCTTACAGCATGACAAGTTTACAAAGAGCAGCTTGATGGTGTAGACAGACACTCAGATCACCCCAAAATGTCTTCTtgtgatttcttttaaattttgttgaattttgtgtttacagtcGCTAGTTACAATCTGCAGGACTGaacatgtatttttgttgtttggtttgaTATTGTGAATATTGTATAGAGGAAAAGGATTCATTCTTATGAAATTAACTGCAGTTTTTATGACTGGATGTCCCGGCCCATAATTGCTTTCTTTGTGTTCCTCTCTGGTCTCAGCAGGATTATGTAACATTTGGGACCAAACAGTGATGCCAAGAGGCTAAAACTGGAGGCCAGGATAGCAAATACCTCCACTGCATCAGCATATTTGCCTGGTGAGCTGATGTATGCAGGAACAAAGGCCACCCAAACAGCACAGAAGCTCAGCATACTGAAAGTGATGAGTTTGGCCTCATTGAAACTATCTGGAAGATTCCTTGCTATAAATGCAATCAGAAAACTGAGGATAGCCAGTAAGCCAATATAGCCCAGTAACACTGCAAAACCAACTGTGGACCCAACTACACACTCATAAACTATCTTGTCATTGTTGTattgagtgtttttatgaggAACTGGTGAGGAAGAGACAAGCCAAGCAGTGCAAATTGCTGCCTGAATAGAAGTAAGAACCATAActgtccctctctgctgcaTAGAACCAAACCACTTCAGACTGGCTCCACCTCCTGGTTTGGAGGCCTTGAACACAGCCAGAACCACCATGGTTTTCACCAGAATGCATGAGACGCAAAGCACAAAGCTGATCCCAAATGCTGCATGTCTCAGCTGGCATGTCCACAGCCTGGGACGGCCGATAAACAGCAGTGAACACAGGAAGCATAGTTTAAGTGACACCAGGAGCAGGAAACTGAGTTCTGAATTGTTGGCGCGTACTATAGGTGTTCTGCGATGATAGAAAAAGATCCCCAGGACAACAGCACAGATACATGTGCCCAGCAATGAAGTGGCTGTCAAGCAGATACCCAGAGGCTCATGGTAGGAGAGGAACTCTGTTTCTTTAGGAACACAGTGGTCATGCTGGGGACTGGACCAGAAGTCCTCTTGACAACTGGTGCACTCCATGGAGTctaagaaaaaggagaaagtcTTGAGAtacatgtttatattatatCTCCAAACTACaatgtttaaaactgaaagCCAACCAGTCTTGTTGCTGATCTTTCCCTCAGAACAAGGGATGCAGTCAAAACAGCACACAGGTTCCCCTTTCCTTCTGGCCATACGGGTACCTGGAGGACAGCTCTCGCTGCACACTGACCGAGGTGGCTAtagggagaaaaagaaatatctaATATTCTGCACTACATTGCTATAATGAGTTATCTATGGGCCAAAAGAACAGGTGTCTGAAATATCGGAAGCAACCTTTTTTGATTCGAAGTTCCAGAAGATTTTGTCTTCATCAATTGTGAGTTCTTCACCTTTGAAGTCCGACCTCTTAACCTCACCCACATTCTGAAGTTTAGTTCTTTCATCAGGGAGCCACAGTCAGTTCATGATATCATAAATTGGTAAGACATCACCATTCTCATCAAATGACACTTGATCCCCAAGTGGTGAAGTTGACCTTTTCCAAGTAATACACAAGCTATGAATATCAGAATAAAGAATTCAGTGATCTGCAGTGAATTGAGCTATCTAATCTGCACTTTATGATTAATAATCCCATAGCGTTGTATTTAATCCTATACCTTAAATGCTACTCTGCAATAAACACTAAAGCATAGGATTTAGTCAACAGGTGGGGTGTAAACTCATATCACACCTGCCGTGGCTCCAGTTTTTCCAAATTAGCACACCTGTGCCCATTGAAAGGCCCTCTTCCTGGCTCACACTGCAGCATGTCATCAAGAGCATATGCCAGAGCATACACAGCCTTGTACACATTGTACTCAGGCCTGAGGTTTGAAATGTCCAAGAACTCAGTCTCAACATTCTCTAGATCTTCCTGTCCAGTGCATAATGCTCCCCCAGCTTCCATCCAACCTGCTGGAAGTGGTGCAAATCTACACTGAAATGTGTATTCCAAAAATTGATTTATCTGAAATATATCCAAAACTGCGtgttataaatgaaacaaaatgttgttcttGCAAATACCAGGTCAGATTGTAAGGTTAAACTCTCACCATGTCATTTCCatagctgttgttgtggtgtaGGTCAGGACGTATTCGTGAGAGGAATTCCCTGAGCCCTGCTATTTCTCCTCGACGGATGGCGATGCCCAGTGTGCCACCCAGGTAAGGCATGAGGTGGGGGGTCTGGAAAACAGTAGCTGCTATCCAGGCTTCACTTGCCATCCACTGCAGGCCTGTCACATTCTGCCTCACCACCTGTGCATTATACCAAATATATAAAGTCATACCACCATGCCACTAAAGTAATGTCTAGTCTTCTGAATTATTCACAGTTTACACAGTTAATGTCTTGTCTTACTCATTCATATCATCATGACTGGATTCAGTAATTTGTCTGAGTAAGTGATCTCACTCAAAAGCCCTGCTAACAGCACCTTTAAGAAATAAGATTATTAAAGGTTCCATATTATGCTTCCAGCTCTTTAActttattctggggctccactagagTACCTTTGCATCTCCTGCAAATCCTTATTTAACTTATACTtgccctttatgcagcccctcagttcatcctttgtctgaaacaagctgttttagctcctgtctctttaaggcctgCCTTTCcgaaaagcccactttcttctgattggccagctccctaAAGCCTACGGAGGGGCAGGGAAaagcctctgagccctgagcacagcctGCACTGCCCCATCCTCTTGGAAAAACAAAGTCCTGAGCAAAGCGGTCAAATAATCTAGATGGACAGAGATGTCAGATGGGCAGGTTTCTGTAATCTGTGGATGTGCTGTGCCTGAAGCAGATGATCTGCTGGGGGTGTGGCCGAGTGcggtgacatcacaaccttactgAAGTCCTAACGGCTTGTTTacaggcacagtttctgaatatgggctgtgtgcatttctctgtggatttaacgttttgatactttcacagtatttatacagcacctagacctgcttttTAATCAAAAAGGACATGTGAATCTCACTTTCAACAATATGGAatctttaaattaaatcaatttgtTACAGGCCAATATGTTATTGTAAGTAAAATTGTTCAgtttgaaaagtaaaacattaaGTTGTATATTCATATTAAGTTATGATTAAATTGTATTTCAAGCCAACCTCTTCCATGAGGTTAATCATGTGATTCTCATGTGCAAATACAATGACCACACGAGCTGTGGATTTCTTCATCACATCCACAATCCTCCTTAGTTCAGCTGGGTCATTGCCCCAGGGCAAAACCTCAAAGTAGTCCAGGCAACCTCCACCAGACTGAACGAAGTCAGATTGGAAGGATCGGGCAGTGTGGAGTCaataatcatcatcactgacCAGGAGACCTGCCCAAGTCCAGCCAAAGTGTTTTAGAATCTGAATCATAGCACGCACCTAAGTGAATAAAGAGTGGAGGGATTAGTGCACAGGCTGGAATAATCTTTCAGTGGAAAACCAGCTAAACAGGGTTCACAATGGACCATGTTTAATTATTGCCTTTCAGCTTTGTTATCTGAGACCCAACAACTCCATAAATGACACAAAGAATCTGCATTCATAAGCATTTCTCTTTTGCTGATGGTCACCTGAAAAGCATCACTTGGGATCGTCCTGAAGAAGGATGGAAACTTTTGCCGGTCACTCAGGCAGGAACATGTGGCAAAATAACTCACCTGTGAAAGACACAGATTGTACGTCCTAAAAACATTCAAAGACTTTATCAGCTCTTTCCACGTTTTAAGGTAGATTACTCCgtgtttacaatttacattaaatgtgaaatttaaaTCGAAATGATCCAAAATAATTATAAGATAGTAAGGCGCAAAACTTACCATAGGCACTCTGTACAAACctaagacagtggagatggcaATAGAACGTGTAGAGGAAGAATCACCCACAATCCCTAGGACTGGAGGGGTTCCTACACATGTCTCGTCTAACATAGATTGCTCCTCTTGACCACTGATTAAGGACAACGCTGCACGGAAACCAATTCCTAGTTTGACACAGTTATCATAAAGACTGTATCCCAGAGTCACATTAGGTAGCAGGTTGGAGTTTCTGTTGATCTCATCAATAGCAAAGGCCATGCTCATGGCATTCCTGAACCCTGGAGTGTCAAAGCTAGCACAAAAAATATCACTGTTTACAAttgaaaaatacaacagtgtaCGGATACTGTGCCAACATGTATATGTTTCACAATTACATATTTTGCAAACAATTAAGACAGTTGAATAGCAAGaattattaatataattatataaaacagtgcaaaaaagtaaaatggcaTAAATGGCAATGACAATGTAATTCTTTCAGAGTAATATCTCATTATCAAAAATACATTCTACTAATGGGATTGATTTCCTCCAGTTTCTGCTTTTTGGTGTTTCCCTGACAGACTCACCCGTGGCAGGACGGCTGTTGTGGCTCTGAAGTAAGACAGGTCAGGAAAGACTGAAAAGAAGTGGATCTCAAACAGCCCCCCTACAACCACATCTCCAGCCTTGTGCATCccatttaaatgaaactgtcTCTGTAACCGGCACGAGGAGGAATAAAGATGGgaggacacagcagaggaaaagtaGGAATACAAGAACATAAAATACATGATATCTAAAAATGCCCACATGACTTTCCACCTGTTTACCACCCTTTTCTGAGCCCAGTCATCACGTTTTATTGCTATGTTAACaccttttatttactttcagtATTGTAATCTTACACACCACCCACCAGGGAATAAGCGAAAGTAGGGGCAGGGcctaaaatgcatttcattagagatttattttgtattgaGGCAGtattaatttgttcactttCAACATCTAACCAAGGCCGAGTTAGCAACCTTTCCTACCCAAATATAAATTGTGGATGACCGTGATGATTGAGGCCTAGTCAAATTTGTATATAGTATAGTCATATTATGTGTTCATTCTTTTTTTGAATGTCATATTAAGTGGactttgaaatgtgtgttaagTTTCACCTTCCTGTAAAATACAAGTTTTCTTCCGTATCGCTCTGCAGTTTAAAACCTGAGCAGATACCTATGTATCAGAGGAGCCACTGAGTATTTTGTCctaaatttgtgtgtgtgacaagcataccaaattaattattattttgtattcacTATCACAAAGACATTTGGTGAAATAATACATCTTCCCATCTATTTGTCATTGCACTGTGTTAGTTAGATGGAGGGCTATTGTATCTGGCTGACACCCATAGTAACTTGTCAGATAGAAATGTTCAGTTCTGCAGAAACATGTGCAAGACAGTTTACCCCATCAGACCTTTGCCTGTACAATTTGCAGTGTTATAG
Protein-coding sequences here:
- the LOC139285439 gene encoding extracellular calcium-sensing receptor-like; protein product: MNIPAKVSRNCLSRTAASMSWFSWLFTLWPSSVPSLLLVGLVGRQLGLRVGLQCVQTVTCSRWSTPGNQGLFQDGDVVIGGLFSLHYNPPAIDNNLTQLPHYKPCTRLEHVPLQYIYAMVFAVEEINHSKILPGVKLGFHIFDSCGRSPWALQAALSLVGGDSTSCNSKDYPDYSTEGIGERRGDHPVPLIIGGASSITGQILSSILGPLSVPLISYLSSCPCLSDKLQYSNFFRTIPSDIYQVRAIAQLAIRFNWTWIGAVVANNNYGHMAVKVFQEETQGKGVCLAFVETLRRQKIVRDARRAALTIQASAAKVILIFTWYTDVRELFLQLAKINVTDRQFLASEAWSTSSDLLQNLATSKVASGVVGVAIRSSTIPGFENYLRSLNPIHHPDDEFLKEFWQAKFGCSPGATPLFSYSSSSLKFLQKASLPPCSGTESLKGVQHPFTDTSQLRVTYNVYLAVYAAAHALHSLLSCPDRDSTPRNNSSTCSSPKHIKPIELLQHLNNVNFTTPQGEMFYFQGGDIPAKYDLVNWQNTPDGSQKLVLIGRVNGFDLHLNESAIQWSTGSSQVPISVCSASCPPGTRQDNRKGEPVCCFDCVPCAEGKISNKTGSLHCERCPLEFWSNAEQTACIPRQLDFLSFNETLGITLTTAAVSGAIVTTAVFVVFLCYRQTPMVRANNSELSFLLLLSLKLCFLCSLVFIGRPSVWSCRFQQAAFGISFVLCVSCLQVKTIVVLAAFRSARPGAEALIRWFGPGQQRGSVCLLTCIQIIICATWLSLSPPVPQRDLGFQGSKVTLECAMASVVGFSLVLGYIGLLACTCLLLAFLARKLPDNFNEAKLITFSMLIFCAVWMAFVPAYVSSPGKYTVAVEIFAILASSYGLLLCIFAPKCFIILLRPEKNTKKHMMAR